In Halobaculum sp. XH14, a single genomic region encodes these proteins:
- a CDS encoding HAD family hydrolase yields the protein MSDRLEGLLPDPDAIPASGPGPALVVFDFDGTLAEQRGSWGLLYRLFGVEPDGVDRTDAYWDGDLSFQSWCEGNVADWRERGVTASHLRRAAEAIKLTEGAGDLLETLSAGDVPFGVLSSGVLDLMARIETHDPAFIVSNEILYEDGVPVDVRAHVGPDDKGELLRRLCAAVDVDSEDVVYVGDSHSDVEAFEVAGTAVLFDPDDRIEEDQYDLVDHLQTRRDLAELVDVIPVPGPPSSGHET from the coding sequence ATGAGCGACCGCCTCGAGGGGCTCCTCCCCGACCCGGACGCGATCCCGGCGTCGGGTCCCGGTCCCGCGCTCGTCGTGTTCGACTTCGACGGCACGCTCGCCGAACAGCGCGGGAGCTGGGGCCTGCTCTACCGCCTGTTCGGCGTCGAACCCGACGGCGTGGACCGCACCGACGCCTACTGGGACGGCGACCTGTCGTTCCAGTCGTGGTGTGAGGGCAACGTCGCCGACTGGCGCGAGCGGGGCGTCACGGCTTCACACCTGCGACGCGCGGCCGAGGCGATCAAGCTCACGGAGGGGGCCGGTGACCTCCTGGAAACGCTCTCGGCGGGCGACGTGCCGTTCGGCGTCCTGAGCAGCGGCGTGCTCGATCTGATGGCGCGGATCGAGACGCACGACCCGGCCTTTATCGTGTCCAACGAGATCCTGTACGAGGACGGCGTCCCGGTGGACGTCAGGGCACACGTCGGCCCCGACGACAAGGGGGAGCTCCTCCGGCGGCTCTGTGCCGCGGTCGACGTCGATAGCGAGGACGTCGTCTACGTGGGCGACTCCCACTCCGACGTCGAGGCGTTCGAGGTCGCCGGCACCGCCGTGCTGTTCGACCCCGACGATCGGATCGAGGAGGACCAGTACGACCTCGTCGACCACCTGCAGACGCGTCGGGACCTCGCGGAACTCGTCGACGTGATTCCCGTGCCCGGACCCCCGTCGTCCGGACACGAAACCTAG
- a CDS encoding Rid family detoxifying hydrolase, with protein sequence MEEVSTDEAPASIGPFSQAIRDGDTVYVSGQGPVDRSGEIVGDDVAEQTARTLENVDAVLRAAGGSLDDVVKATVFVRDMDAYDVVNEVYAESFSPPFPARSAVEVRDLPIDIEVEIEVIASIPE encoded by the coding sequence ATGGAGGAAGTCAGTACGGATGAGGCTCCTGCGAGCATCGGGCCGTTCTCACAGGCGATTCGGGACGGGGACACCGTGTACGTCTCCGGACAGGGCCCGGTCGACCGGTCCGGGGAGATCGTCGGCGACGACGTCGCCGAACAGACGGCCCGGACGCTGGAGAACGTCGACGCCGTCCTCCGGGCGGCCGGCGGGTCGCTGGACGACGTCGTCAAGGCGACCGTCTTCGTTCGGGACATGGACGCGTACGACGTCGTCAACGAGGTGTACGCCGAGTCGTTCAGCCCCCCGTTCCCGGCCCGCAGCGCCGTCGAAGTCCGCGATCTCCCGATCGACATCGAGGTGGAGATCGAGGTGATCGCGAGCATCCCCGAGTGA
- a CDS encoding ABC transporter ATP-binding protein, whose protein sequence is MSTEPASRTEAAPDDAALRAEGLEKYYTVNQGMLSSLLGRDERHVHAVDGVSLSVDGTRTLGLVGESGCGKSTLGRTLVRLEEPTAGKIWFQGEEISGRSERDLRSYRSDIQFIHQDPSSSLNPRKRVKQILSRPLEIHTDLDEAGRDERVAELLDRVGLDPNQRHRYPHEFSGGQRQRIEIARALSVNPSVVVADEPTSALDVTVQAQILQLLEELQTEFDLSMVFISHDLRTVRYIADTVSVMYLGQLVETGATDEVFESPRHPYTQSLLSSAPSVSGAGGESITLEGEPPDPVDPPSGCRFHPRCPVAEAGCETHVPAEYAVSPSHTHRCHFEDADVFDADASSPTPVAPLGDGTEGA, encoded by the coding sequence ATGAGCACCGAACCCGCGTCGAGGACGGAAGCCGCCCCCGACGACGCCGCGCTTCGCGCCGAGGGGCTCGAGAAGTACTACACGGTCAACCAGGGGATGCTGTCCTCGCTGCTGGGACGGGACGAACGACACGTCCACGCGGTCGACGGCGTCTCCCTCTCGGTCGACGGCACCCGGACGCTGGGGCTGGTCGGCGAGAGCGGCTGTGGCAAGTCGACGCTCGGCCGGACGCTCGTTCGCCTGGAGGAACCGACTGCCGGCAAGATCTGGTTCCAGGGCGAGGAGATCTCCGGCCGGTCCGAGCGGGACCTGCGCTCCTACCGGAGCGACATCCAGTTCATCCATCAGGACCCGTCCTCGTCGCTGAACCCTCGCAAACGGGTGAAACAGATCCTCTCGCGCCCGCTCGAGATCCACACCGATCTCGACGAAGCGGGTCGGGACGAACGGGTCGCGGAGCTGCTGGATCGGGTCGGGCTCGATCCGAACCAGCGCCACCGCTATCCACACGAGTTCTCCGGCGGGCAACGCCAGCGCATCGAGATCGCCCGCGCGCTCAGCGTCAACCCGTCCGTCGTCGTGGCCGACGAGCCCACGAGCGCGCTCGACGTCACGGTCCAGGCACAGATCCTCCAGCTGCTCGAGGAGCTCCAGACAGAGTTCGACCTCTCGATGGTGTTCATCTCCCACGACCTCCGAACCGTACGGTACATCGCGGACACGGTGAGCGTGATGTACCTCGGCCAGCTGGTCGAGACCGGTGCCACCGACGAGGTGTTCGAGTCGCCGCGCCACCCCTACACGCAGTCGCTGCTCTCGTCGGCACCCTCGGTGTCGGGTGCGGGCGGGGAGAGCATCACCCTGGAGGGCGAGCCGCCGGACCCGGTCGACCCGCCGTCCGGCTGTCGGTTCCACCCGCGGTGCCCGGTGGCGGAAGCCGGCTGTGAAACGCACGTTCCCGCCGAGTATGCCGTCTCCCCGTCACACACCCACCGGTGCCACTTCGAGGACGCGGACGTCTTCGATGCGGACGCGAGCAGCCCGACCCCCGTGGCACCGCTCGGGGACGGGACGGAGGGGGCCTGA
- a CDS encoding anhydro-N-acetylmuramic acid kinase, which produces MTEPHDTIRAVGLMSGTSLDGVDGACCTIDRTATDDPFGYDVTLESFVTVAYPPALRDRLVAVCDDETGTVDDVCRLNVGLCEVLADVAERAWTEAGHERSAVDVIGSHGQTIWHIPAEEPVPGYERASRSTLQIGDGSVLSARTGVPTVSDFRMRDVAAGGHGAPLAPFMDATRFAGESAFRAVQNVGGIGNCTLLPPNPTMDNVTAFDTGPGNMVIDAVVELLTDGAETYDVDGELAARGSVDEGLLETLLADDYFAEAPPKSTGREYFGHEYARTVIEAGRERGLDDEDIVATATMLTAASIDAAYRDFADRYPDEIYVCGGGASNPTLLEFLRTRTDAPVARLQELGMDADAKEAAMFALFAATNCWGEPNNVPSATGADGPVSMGKVSRP; this is translated from the coding sequence ATGACTGAACCACACGACACGATCCGCGCCGTCGGCCTGATGTCGGGGACGTCCCTCGACGGCGTCGACGGCGCCTGCTGTACGATCGACCGAACCGCGACCGACGACCCGTTCGGGTACGACGTCACCCTCGAGTCGTTCGTGACCGTTGCGTATCCGCCCGCGCTCCGTGACCGGCTGGTCGCCGTCTGTGACGACGAGACCGGGACCGTGGACGACGTCTGTCGTCTCAACGTCGGTCTCTGTGAAGTGCTCGCCGACGTCGCGGAGCGGGCGTGGACCGAGGCCGGACACGAGCGGTCGGCCGTCGACGTCATCGGGAGCCACGGACAGACCATCTGGCACATCCCCGCCGAGGAGCCGGTTCCCGGGTACGAGCGGGCGAGCAGGTCGACGCTCCAGATCGGCGACGGGAGCGTCCTGAGCGCCCGCACCGGCGTCCCGACGGTCTCGGACTTCCGGATGCGCGACGTCGCCGCGGGCGGACACGGCGCCCCGCTCGCGCCGTTCATGGACGCGACCCGCTTCGCCGGCGAGTCGGCGTTCCGGGCCGTCCAGAACGTCGGCGGCATCGGAAACTGCACGCTCCTCCCCCCGAACCCGACGATGGACAACGTGACGGCGTTCGACACCGGCCCGGGGAACATGGTGATCGACGCCGTGGTCGAACTGCTGACCGACGGGGCGGAGACGTACGACGTCGACGGCGAGCTCGCGGCACGCGGCTCGGTCGACGAGGGGCTCCTCGAGACGCTGCTGGCGGACGACTACTTCGCGGAGGCCCCGCCAAAATCCACCGGGCGGGAGTACTTCGGCCACGAGTACGCGAGGACCGTCATCGAAGCGGGCCGCGAGCGAGGCCTCGACGACGAGGATATCGTCGCCACGGCGACGATGCTGACCGCGGCATCGATCGACGCCGCCTATCGGGACTTCGCCGACCGGTATCCGGACGAGATCTACGTCTGTGGCGGCGGCGCGTCGAACCCGACGCTCCTCGAGTTCCTCCGGACGCGGACGGACGCGCCCGTCGCCCGACTGCAGGAGCTCGGCATGGATGCGGACGCGAAGGAGGCCGCGATGTTCGCGCTGTTCGCGGCGACGAACTGCTGGGGGGAGCCGAACAACGTCCCGTCCGCGACGGGCGCCGACGGCCCGGTCAGCATGGGGAAGGTCTCCCGGCCATGA
- a CDS encoding ABC transporter ATP-binding protein translates to MQSESPTAERAVRHDEEPLLDVTDLSVEFETSAGAVQAVNGIDLTIAPNETLGVVGESGSGKSVTALSLLRLLEGSANVSGEARFRGEDLLSKPEAEMEDVRGNSISMVFQDPGSSLNPVLTVGDQISETIRTHRSPPGEGITRRERNVMGNLFRSKRSFRRFEESWDRTVELFERVGIPLPEQRALEYPHEFSGGMKQRALIAMAISCQPDLLIADEPTTALDVTIEAQILELIDELQSEFGTAVLFITHDMGVVRKVCDRVAVMYAGSVVENAPTEELFEQPKHPYTESLLRSVPRLDGTDELDPLSGSVPDLTQLPSGCPFAPRCPAENDACHTAFPPAYSVTAGSEPLPVTAREADGDAVTDVPPGRRETATDHLVNCVLYGDADHLTARDPTGSRSDDRPEGVDR, encoded by the coding sequence ATGCAATCCGAATCACCGACGGCCGAACGGGCCGTCCGACACGACGAGGAACCGTTGCTCGACGTGACCGACCTCAGCGTCGAGTTCGAAACGTCCGCCGGCGCGGTACAGGCGGTCAACGGGATCGATCTCACCATCGCCCCCAACGAGACGCTGGGGGTGGTCGGCGAGAGCGGAAGCGGGAAGTCCGTCACCGCGTTGAGCCTGCTCCGACTCCTGGAGGGCTCCGCGAACGTCTCCGGCGAGGCACGGTTCCGGGGCGAAGACCTGCTCTCGAAGCCCGAGGCGGAGATGGAGGACGTCCGCGGGAACAGCATCTCGATGGTGTTCCAGGATCCGGGCTCGTCGCTGAACCCCGTCCTCACGGTCGGCGATCAGATCTCCGAGACGATCCGCACCCACCGGTCGCCGCCCGGCGAGGGGATCACCCGCCGGGAACGGAACGTCATGGGGAACCTGTTCCGGTCGAAGCGGAGCTTCAGACGGTTCGAGGAGTCCTGGGACAGGACCGTGGAACTGTTCGAACGGGTCGGCATCCCGCTCCCCGAGCAGCGAGCCCTGGAGTACCCCCACGAGTTCTCCGGCGGGATGAAACAGCGCGCGCTCATCGCGATGGCGATCTCCTGTCAGCCCGATCTCCTGATCGCGGACGAGCCGACGACCGCCCTCGACGTCACGATCGAGGCACAGATCCTTGAGCTGATCGACGAACTCCAGTCGGAGTTCGGCACCGCCGTCCTGTTCATCACCCACGACATGGGCGTCGTCCGGAAGGTGTGTGACCGGGTCGCGGTCATGTACGCCGGCAGCGTCGTCGAGAACGCGCCGACCGAGGAGCTGTTCGAGCAGCCGAAACACCCCTACACGGAGTCGCTCCTCCGGAGCGTCCCGCGCCTCGACGGCACGGACGAACTGGACCCGCTCTCGGGGAGCGTCCCCGACCTGACGCAGCTTCCGTCCGGCTGTCCGTTCGCGCCGCGCTGCCCGGCCGAGAACGACGCGTGCCACACGGCGTTCCCGCCCGCGTACTCGGTGACCGCCGGGAGCGAACCGTTGCCGGTCACCGCCCGGGAAGCGGACGGCGACGCGGTGACCGACGTTCCGCCCGGTCGACGCGAGACGGCGACCGACCACCTGGTCAACTGCGTGCTGTACGGCGACGCGGACCACCTGACCGCCCGTGACCCGACGGGGTCCCGGTCGGACGACCGACCGGAGGGGGTCGACCGATGA
- a CDS encoding ABC transporter permease gives MRKYVIRRLAQYVPVLFGVSVISFSMMHLVAGGPVRTMLGTQATEEQVQQVRTELGLNAPLHEQYLDWMWGVLHGDLGNSIMSGKPVAAEIVARFPETFWLAAGATVISILIGIPAGILSATNRYSKVDYAATGVAFTGISIPNFFLGILLILLFGNTLNVLPVAGFVSPLKDPVAAVKHLLLPWITLGTALSSIVMRMMRSSLLEVFNEQYIQVANAKGLSRELVTNKHAIMNALIPTVTIIGLNVGYLLGGTIVVEQIFAISGLGRLILSAVLNRDFVVLQGVLLVTAGLFTTVNFVTDLVYAGLDPRIGYE, from the coding sequence ATGAGAAAGTACGTCATCAGACGGCTCGCCCAGTACGTCCCCGTGCTGTTCGGCGTCTCGGTCATCTCGTTCAGCATGATGCATCTGGTCGCCGGCGGTCCGGTGCGGACGATGCTGGGGACGCAGGCGACCGAGGAACAGGTCCAGCAGGTGAGAACGGAACTCGGGCTCAACGCGCCGCTGCACGAACAGTATCTCGACTGGATGTGGGGCGTCCTCCACGGCGACCTGGGCAACTCCATCATGAGCGGCAAGCCCGTCGCGGCCGAGATCGTCGCCCGCTTCCCCGAGACGTTCTGGCTGGCGGCGGGAGCGACCGTGATCTCGATCCTCATCGGGATCCCGGCCGGGATCCTCTCGGCCACGAACCGGTACTCGAAGGTCGATTACGCGGCGACCGGCGTCGCGTTCACCGGCATCTCGATCCCCAACTTCTTCCTCGGGATCCTCCTCATCCTCCTGTTCGGGAACACGTTGAACGTCCTGCCCGTCGCCGGGTTCGTCTCCCCGCTGAAGGACCCAGTCGCGGCGGTGAAACACCTGCTGTTACCGTGGATCACCCTCGGCACGGCCCTCTCGTCGATCGTCATGCGGATGATGCGATCCAGCCTGCTGGAGGTGTTCAACGAACAGTACATCCAGGTCGCGAACGCGAAAGGGCTCTCACGCGAACTCGTCACCAACAAGCACGCGATCATGAACGCGTTGATCCCGACGGTGACGATCATCGGCCTCAACGTCGGCTACCTGCTCGGCGGGACGATCGTCGTCGAACAGATCTTCGCCATCTCGGGGCTAGGACGGCTGATCCTGAGTGCGGTGTTGAACAGGGACTTCGTCGTGCTCCAGGGCGTACTGCTCGTCACGGCCGGGCTCTTCACGACCGTCAACTTCGTGACCGACCTCGTCTACGCGGGACTCGATCCGCGAATCGGCTACGAGTAA
- a CDS encoding ABC transporter permease, giving the protein MAGQPTESSNAESSARTTRTGVIVQTVIRDKLAIAGLIGLLTMGVLAIFGPIVSPYDPTNTNLAVMLQGPSLAHPLGTDRYGRDILTRVLVGARVSLYVAFVGVGIATGLGVPLGAIAGYYEGLLGETIMRVADMVFSFPALLLALALVTVLGQSKFNIVIAIGIVYWPVFARLTRGSVLSVKEEDFIQSSRAIGDGDVRIIFWEILPNVIAPIIVQITISLAVAVLVESSLSFLGLGVPAPEPSWGRMLASSRSFMTQAPWWVIAPGVSIMLTVLSFNFLGDALRDALDPHQERQLEGRN; this is encoded by the coding sequence ATGGCTGGACAACCAACCGAATCATCGAACGCGGAATCGTCCGCCCGAACGACGCGAACGGGCGTCATCGTGCAAACGGTGATCAGGGACAAGCTGGCCATCGCCGGCCTGATCGGCCTCCTCACGATGGGCGTGCTGGCGATCTTCGGGCCGATCGTCTCCCCGTACGACCCGACGAACACGAACCTCGCGGTCATGTTGCAGGGCCCGTCGCTCGCCCACCCGCTCGGCACCGACCGGTACGGCCGCGACATCCTCACGAGGGTGCTCGTCGGCGCACGGGTGTCGCTGTACGTCGCGTTCGTCGGCGTCGGCATCGCGACCGGCCTCGGGGTTCCCCTCGGGGCGATCGCCGGCTACTACGAGGGGCTCCTCGGGGAGACGATCATGCGCGTGGCCGACATGGTGTTCTCCTTCCCGGCGCTGCTGCTCGCACTCGCGCTCGTGACGGTCCTCGGCCAGTCGAAGTTTAACATCGTCATCGCGATCGGCATCGTCTACTGGCCGGTGTTCGCCAGACTCACCCGCGGGAGCGTACTCTCGGTCAAGGAGGAGGACTTCATCCAGTCGTCGCGGGCGATCGGCGACGGCGACGTCCGAATCATCTTCTGGGAGATCCTGCCGAACGTCATCGCGCCGATCATCGTCCAGATCACCATCAGCCTGGCCGTCGCAGTCCTCGTGGAGAGTTCCCTCTCCTTCCTGGGGCTCGGCGTGCCCGCGCCGGAGCCGTCCTGGGGCCGGATGCTCGCGTCGAGTCGGAGCTTCATGACGCAGGCGCCCTGGTGGGTGATCGCCCCGGGCGTGTCCATCATGCTCACCGTGTTGAGCTTCAACTTCCTCGGGGACGCGCTCCGTGACGCGCTGGATCCACACCAGGAACGACAGCTGGAAGGGAGGAACTGA
- a CDS encoding exo-beta-N-acetylmuramidase NamZ family protein: MVRLGVETLAEEADGREFGGRIGLITNPSGVTGDLTPTIDLLHASDRYDLEVLFAPQHGLRGNVQGELDRSRSVDERTGLPVRILSDQSEARIRESFADVDVLIYDMQDIGCRFYTLVNTLAIALREAAATGTRLVILDRPNPIAPVAPEGNTVPPFGTPSLDRFDLPITHGLTVGELARYFNVEFDVGGDLEVIGLDGWDRDTWYDETDLPWVHPSPNMPTLQTALLYPGTCFFESTNLSEGRGTTKPFELVGAPWIDGEDWAATLNDYDLSGVAFRPAHFTPMFSKHERKDIEGVQVHILDRDELDPVALGITMLVSTFDSHEESEWLPYNGGYFVDRLAGGSYLRKTIDNSGDGVTPVHLAEGIREYWSDDLAAYMDVYDEYRLY; the protein is encoded by the coding sequence ATGGTACGTTTGGGTGTCGAAACCCTCGCCGAGGAGGCCGACGGCCGCGAGTTCGGCGGCCGGATCGGCCTGATCACCAACCCGTCGGGGGTGACCGGCGACCTGACGCCGACGATCGACCTGCTCCACGCCAGTGATCGGTACGACCTGGAGGTCCTGTTCGCCCCCCAGCACGGACTGCGTGGAAACGTTCAGGGGGAGCTCGATCGCTCGCGGTCGGTCGACGAGCGAACCGGCCTGCCCGTCCGGATCCTCTCGGATCAGAGCGAGGCCCGCATCCGCGAGTCCTTCGCGGACGTCGACGTCCTGATCTACGACATGCAGGACATCGGCTGTCGGTTTTACACGCTCGTGAACACGCTCGCGATCGCGCTCAGGGAGGCTGCGGCGACCGGGACGCGGCTCGTGATACTCGACCGACCGAACCCGATCGCGCCGGTGGCGCCGGAGGGCAACACCGTCCCCCCGTTCGGGACGCCCTCGCTCGACCGGTTCGACCTCCCGATCACACACGGCCTGACGGTGGGGGAACTCGCCCGCTACTTCAACGTCGAGTTCGACGTCGGGGGGGACCTCGAGGTCATCGGACTCGACGGCTGGGATCGGGACACGTGGTACGACGAAACCGACCTCCCGTGGGTCCACCCCTCCCCGAACATGCCGACGTTACAGACCGCGCTTCTGTATCCGGGCACCTGTTTCTTCGAGAGCACGAACCTCTCGGAGGGGCGGGGGACGACCAAGCCCTTCGAACTCGTCGGCGCGCCGTGGATCGACGGCGAGGACTGGGCGGCCACGCTGAACGACTACGACCTGTCGGGTGTCGCGTTCCGCCCCGCCCACTTCACCCCGATGTTCTCGAAGCACGAACGCAAGGACATCGAGGGCGTCCAGGTGCACATCCTCGACAGGGACGAACTGGACCCCGTCGCGCTCGGGATCACGATGCTCGTTTCGACGTTCGACAGTCACGAGGAGTCGGAGTGGCTCCCCTACAACGGGGGGTACTTCGTCGACAGGCTGGCCGGCGGGAGCTATCTCAGGAAGACGATCGACAACTCGGGAGACGGGGTGACTCCCGTCCACCTCGCGGAGGGGATCCGCGAGTACTGGTCGGACGACCTGGCGGCGTACATGGACGTGTATGACGAGTACCGGCTCTACTGA
- a CDS encoding ABC transporter substrate-binding protein: MRTNRTTTGTSRRRLIRSVGGAAVATALAGCSSDSAGTPTTSPDDSDGQTSPSTDTQAQDSIPTGGTLNIATAGDPQNLDPHTTTINVAQLVLSNVVEGLFELDADMNLTGVLATGYEVSDDNRTYTISLKEGVTFHTGAEFTSADVRYSINRILDPDVGSPRAANFSLLESIETPDDYTVVFTLSEPFAPFMVSLTDTAAIIPEGSAEERNFQQEPVGTGQFVLDSWSTDDSVVLQRFDDYHVEDQPYLDTCEFNIIPEAATRQTQLQSGPAEVMFGVPFQQAGALESGSSTNLQSTSGLWKQALWFNTDREPLGDARVRRAISYAVNRQQLVQGVLFGHGQVANSPAPPTSAWRDRIDSGQSYEYSREQANSLLDEAGLDPGSISLSVKASRTPGTTYADTATLVQSHLTQLGMDVDVEIMDFSTWLQEAWVDKNYDLSIGSWSGRTDPDGWYYRQYHSEGAWNRFNYANDEVDQLLQDGRTTVDTDERADIYSQVDRIVSEELPMTYLYFREDMTGLTPSVGGYQLTPTSQAEFGTTYLEQ; encoded by the coding sequence ATGAGAACCAATCGCACGACCACCGGGACGAGCAGGCGTCGCCTCATTCGATCGGTCGGCGGGGCTGCCGTGGCGACCGCACTCGCCGGGTGTAGCTCCGACTCGGCGGGGACACCGACGACGAGCCCGGACGACTCGGACGGGCAGACGAGCCCGTCGACGGACACGCAAGCCCAGGATTCCATCCCGACGGGCGGGACGCTGAACATCGCGACGGCGGGCGATCCACAGAACCTCGACCCCCACACCACGACCATCAACGTCGCACAACTGGTGCTGTCGAACGTCGTGGAGGGGCTGTTCGAACTGGACGCCGACATGAACCTCACCGGCGTGCTGGCGACGGGCTATGAGGTCAGTGACGACAACCGGACGTACACCATCTCGCTCAAGGAGGGCGTCACGTTCCACACCGGGGCCGAGTTCACCTCGGCGGACGTCAGGTACTCCATCAATCGCATCCTCGACCCCGACGTCGGCTCGCCCCGTGCCGCGAACTTCTCGCTCCTCGAGTCGATCGAGACGCCCGACGACTACACGGTCGTCTTCACGCTCTCGGAGCCGTTCGCGCCGTTCATGGTCAGCCTGACGGATACGGCGGCGATCATCCCCGAGGGGTCGGCCGAGGAACGAAACTTCCAGCAGGAGCCGGTCGGGACCGGCCAGTTCGTGCTCGACAGCTGGTCGACCGACGACAGCGTCGTCCTGCAGCGGTTCGACGACTACCACGTCGAGGACCAGCCGTACCTGGACACCTGCGAGTTCAACATCATCCCCGAGGCCGCCACGAGACAGACCCAGCTCCAGAGCGGTCCAGCAGAAGTCATGTTCGGCGTGCCGTTCCAGCAGGCCGGCGCCCTCGAGTCGGGGTCGTCGACGAACCTCCAGTCCACGTCGGGGCTCTGGAAGCAGGCGCTGTGGTTCAACACGGACCGGGAGCCGCTCGGGGACGCCCGCGTTCGTCGGGCGATCAGTTACGCCGTCAACCGCCAGCAGCTCGTCCAGGGAGTCCTGTTCGGCCACGGCCAGGTCGCCAACTCGCCCGCGCCGCCGACGAGCGCCTGGCGTGACAGGATCGATAGCGGCCAGTCGTACGAGTACAGCCGGGAGCAGGCCAACTCGCTCCTGGACGAGGCCGGACTGGACCCGGGCTCGATCTCCCTGTCGGTCAAGGCGTCACGGACGCCGGGGACGACCTACGCGGACACGGCGACGCTCGTGCAGTCGCATCTCACCCAGCTCGGCATGGACGTCGACGTCGAGATCATGGACTTCTCGACGTGGCTCCAGGAGGCGTGGGTCGACAAGAACTACGACCTCTCGATCGGCTCGTGGTCGGGCCGGACCGACCCCGACGGCTGGTACTACCGGCAGTACCACAGCGAGGGCGCCTGGAACCGGTTCAACTACGCCAACGACGAGGTCGACCAGCTGCTTCAGGACGGCCGCACGACCGTCGACACGGACGAGCGGGCCGACATCTACAGTCAGGTCGACCGGATCGTCTCCGAGGAGCTCCCGATGACGTACCTGTACTTCCGTGAGGACATGACGGGGCTGACGCCGTCGGTCGGCGGCTACCAGCTGACCCCGACGTCCCAGGCGGAGTTCGGGACGACGTATCTCGAGCAGTGA
- a CDS encoding serine hydrolase domain-containing protein: protein MSGSRSLSTLLRRGVEADAYVGAAAAVGDADGGLAVDCVGFEDERGGDPVTRETRFDVASLTKPVVTTTVCARLLERDTVQLWAPLAEYVPPLEGTARGEIPLRDLLCHTSGLPPYKSFPFGWESPEALRESLYTSHLGLLADPGEWFVYSDLNFVHLADALARAAGESLSSLASAHVFDPLGMERASLGPLEATSDVAATRDHRWRNERLRGEIHDYIGAVLGAESGNAGLFATIEDLTPVARMLLGDGALDGSRVLSASTVRRLTSNQTPDADRPHGLGWRLPHDGSPSGPWSERSFGHTGFTGTSIWIDPDAGRFAILLTNHLLTGESSTELSNVRAKFHAAVADGGDELLSND from the coding sequence ATGAGCGGGTCGCGTTCGCTCTCGACCCTCCTCCGGCGGGGGGTCGAAGCGGACGCGTACGTCGGCGCGGCCGCGGCGGTCGGCGACGCCGACGGCGGACTCGCCGTCGACTGCGTCGGGTTCGAGGACGAACGGGGCGGCGACCCGGTCACCCGGGAGACCAGGTTCGACGTCGCCTCGCTCACGAAGCCCGTGGTCACGACGACCGTCTGTGCGCGGCTCCTCGAGCGGGACACCGTCCAGTTGTGGGCTCCGCTCGCGGAGTACGTGCCGCCGCTCGAGGGGACGGCTCGGGGGGAGATTCCCCTCCGCGACCTGCTGTGTCACACCTCCGGGCTCCCCCCCTACAAGTCGTTCCCGTTCGGCTGGGAGTCGCCCGAGGCGCTCCGCGAGTCGCTGTACACGAGTCACCTCGGACTGCTCGCGGACCCCGGGGAGTGGTTCGTGTACAGCGATCTCAACTTCGTCCATCTGGCCGACGCGCTCGCTCGGGCGGCCGGCGAGTCGCTGTCGAGTCTCGCCTCCGCGCACGTGTTCGACCCGCTCGGGATGGAGCGCGCCTCGCTCGGCCCGCTCGAAGCGACCAGCGACGTCGCAGCGACGCGCGATCACCGCTGGCGGAACGAACGGCTTCGGGGCGAGATCCACGACTACATCGGTGCCGTCCTGGGGGCGGAAAGCGGGAACGCCGGGCTGTTCGCGACGATCGAGGACCTGACGCCCGTCGCGCGGATGCTCCTCGGCGATGGCGCCCTGGACGGGAGCCGCGTCCTCTCGGCGTCGACGGTCCGCCGGCTGACCTCGAATCAGACGCCGGACGCGGATCGTCCACACGGGCTCGGCTGGCGGCTACCACACGACGGGTCGCCGAGCGGGCCCTGGTCGGAGCGATCGTTCGGCCACACCGGGTTCACCGGCACGTCGATCTGGATCGATCCCGACGCCGGCCGGTTCGCGATCCTGCTGACCAACCACCTGTTGACCGGGGAATCAAGTACCGAGCTTTCGAACGTCCGAGCGAAATTCCACGCCGCCGTCGCCGACGGCGGTGACGAGCTGCTATCCAATGACTGA